Proteins found in one Mustela lutreola isolate mMusLut2 chromosome 10, mMusLut2.pri, whole genome shotgun sequence genomic segment:
- the TENT5C gene encoding terminal nucleotidyltransferase 5C, translating to MAEESSNTRDCMSFSVLNWDQVSRLHEVLTEVVPIHGRGNFPTLEITLKDIVQTVRSRLEEAGIRVQDVRLNGSAAGHVLVKDNGLGCKDLDLIFHVALPTEAEFQLVRDVVLCSLLNFLPEGVNKLKISPVTLKEAYVQKLVKVCTDTDRWSLISLSNKNGKNVELKFVDSIRRQFEFSVDSFQIILDSLLFFYDCSSSPISEHVHPTVIGESMYGDFEEAFDHLQNRLIATKNPEEIRGGGLLKYSNLLVRDFRPTDQEEIKTLERYMCSRFFIDFPDILEQQRKLETYLQNHFAEEERSKYDYLMILRRVVNESTVCLMGHERRQTLNLISLLALRVLAEQNIIPNATNVTCYYQPAPYVSDGNFNNYYVAHPPVTYSQPYPTWLPCS from the coding sequence atggcagaggagagcAGCAACACCAGGGACTGCATGTCCTTCAGCGTGCTCAACTGGGATCAGGTGAGCCGGCTGCATGAGGTCCTGACCGAGGTCGTCCCCATCCACGGACGAGGCAACTTTCCAACCTTGGAGATAACACTGAAGGACATCGTCCAGACCGTGCGCAGCCGGCTGGAGGAGGCGGGCATCAGAGTGCAGGACGTCCGGCTGAACGGCTCCGCCGCAGGCCACGTCCTGGTCAAAGACAACGGCCTGGGTTGCAAAGACCTGGACCTGATCTTTCACGTGGCTCTTCCCACGGAGGCCGAATTTCAGCTGGTCAGGGACGTGGTGCTGTGCTCCCTTCTGAACTTCCTGCCGGAGGGCGTGAACAAGCTCAAAATCAGCCCGGTCACTCTGAAGGAGGCGTACGTGCAGAAGCTGGTGAAGGTGTGCACGGACACGGACCGCTGGAGCCTGATCTCCCTCTCCAACAAGAACGGCAAGAACGTGGAGCTCAAGTTCGTCGACTCCATCCGGCGCCAGTTTGAGTTCAGCGTGGACTCCTTTCAGATCATTCTGGACTCCCTGCTCTTCTTCTACGACTGCTCCAGCAGCCCCATCTCTGAGCACGTCCACCCCACGGTGATCGGGGAGAGCATGTATGGGGACTTCGAGGAAGCCTTTGACCACCTGCAGAACAGACTGATTGCCACCAAGAACCCCGAAGAGATCAGGGGCGGGGGACTGCTCAAGTACAGCAACCTCCTCGTGCGGGACTTCCGGCCCACGGACCAGGAAGAGATCAAAACTCTCGAGCGTTACATGTGCTCCAGGTTCTTCATCGACTTCCCAGACATCCTCGAACAGCAAAGGAAGCTGGAGACCTACCTTCAAAACCACTTTGCCGAAGAAGAGAGGAGCAAGTATGACTACCTCATGATCCTTCGCAGGGTTGTGAACGAGAGCACCGTGTGCCTCATGGGGCACGAGCGGAGGCAGACCCTGAACCTCATCTCCCTCCTGGCCTTGCGCGTGCTGGCGGAACAAAACATCATCCCCAATGCCACCAATGTCACCTGTTACTACCAGCCAGCTCCCTATGTCAGTGACGGCAACTTCAACAACTACTACGTGGCCCACCCTCCAGTCACCTACAGTCAGCCGTACCCTACATGGCTGCCCTGTAGCTAA